A single genomic interval of Xiphophorus couchianus chromosome 2, X_couchianus-1.0, whole genome shotgun sequence harbors:
- the LOC114159048 gene encoding serine/threonine-protein kinase WNK1-like isoform X1 — protein sequence MSEKPDEKMVKFLAPPQRSGNGPSSGSDSMMGDSRPVEVRRRHHTMERDRCNPEHRFLRRSVISDSNATALALPLPSKIPIPLPPQVQPQELVPPEHKAAATPLLKAEPRSDQSEKSADNGREKQQGKEIEIAKVDVLGQQSAVVQDIRDGEMLIEARTAPCLEAHLPSHRESESVIEVKVSLENEGEEEDKDSARARAEAEQREAEKRVQDDIEEAETKAVGTSPDGRFLKFDIEIGRGSFKTVYKGLDTETTVEVAWCELQDRKLSKTERQRFKEEAGMLKGLQHPNIVRFYDSWEGPSKGKKCIVLVTELMTSGTLKTYLKRFKVMKIKVLRSWCRQILKGLHFLHTRAPPIIHRDLKCDNIFITGPTGSVKIGDLGLATLKRASFAKSVIGTPEFMAPEMYEEKYDESVDVYAFGMCMLEMATSEYPYSECQNAAQIYRRVTSGVKPGSFDKVAIPEVKEIIEGCIRQNKDERYSIKDLLNHAFFQEDTGVRVELAEEDDGEMEAIKLWLRIEDIKKLKGKYKDNEAIEFSFDLNKDVPEDVAQEMVESGYVCEGDHKTIAKAIKDRVSLISRKRAQRQQVREDQEKKRLEEEVQSHSLPPQQQVSQQSGLEVSQSQPVPQPAAYVAPQPTQHSTQISGQPASQQSIQSSSYSTAQSTNVTGMSQGLPQPVYVPQSSGQVQVPIQGQSVSGIQPESEESESDQHLQQTGRAWDLSDRLPGSSALPEALPPQPNIPYTSPNQHLQPQASCSQMQNDSMSTVQAGQPEVVPSTPTNSSASVTPPQYGVYYQPSPPPQPQLESSSTLPQTPSGAQQPQGSVSLPLSTPVEQPASSSLVPPSGDSCLSDAASGLSDGNDGGSTSGGRHEGRTMKRHQRRSVRSRSRHEKTSKAKLNVLSISNVGDRVAECQLETHNRKMVTFRFDLDGDNPEEIAHIMVDSEFILESERESFIEQVREVIEMADEKGESLKDGFPQMSHQQKPELTVPMVPGISPSTTTQVVHSTGRRFIVSPVPESRLKDQFFGAPSANSSVGDEFSSAPLGLSLSAPSGVLQHAFSQLKQARLDRSSTLDLAPTDKESAPAPSFDVANQTQSPPEAAAPTATVPVMSASSPPHSTGRVSPLPTPVPSQTVNNDSSPSPQSSHETAHSQHPPSTSIPTSSSTVSPPSTQTSIPAVPGSQPGNMAAGGPSAPVSERQAFNSAVTSIHSQHPTATTVPGQNQAQPHPTEPEGAEVQSKTVGRDDILTLDMKLRSLFKDQLSASSVSVDHGSGTGTSSPPTGTSSPPPGAALVPPSNLPLTSGAQSVQGSTTPGGSAQPPPSKLRAQTLPTDLEQAATPPSEPVHPFPGPNQQSLQGNLDTQIMRAPSPENAQGGDDVQPPERGFTLGRFKVSVAADDAPDPSTIVSSSSLTPSSISSSSSSSSSSAPSSPDNTLHQSSPLPKGPSEADGASTISNDSAIQSTNVGRFQVTKSSEASSETSAASKVGRFLVTVTPAPVANSSSQHGSGLPNGPSSSTSDPPNPQLHETSEGDSETEDEALQKEISRLREKHMKEIQLLQSRQKEEIEALYSKMGKSPPPSVVSPAVALGGGRRRRKSHRSRSSGQPSPSHSGQSHGSESPLKQSLPSATAAADGAVTSSVQPLTSSPSLPSLSSPSTGSSGTSSSNGSSLGQNNSNSLSQMGGAAPSASQTQKTKSTFSDDMHQLVDNFARDAKKGPKTGSSATLGLDIIPPANMGRKFSAPGQLGPTHHATSNCTTTTSTHLPNPANPAAPLGQRKGSLGPVNQGFGYASASYSASAWAGPAGSCQVGMHTPPQPLKQYQPPTTVSVSMHPGYHMGTGQTSQATVSHAGTSPRPT from the exons ATGTCGGAAAAGCCAGACGAAAAAATGGTGAAGTTCCTAGCCCCCCCTCAGAGAAGTGGAAATGGCCCCAGTTCTGGTTCAGATTCGATGATGGGTGATTCGCGGCCGGTGGAAGTGAGACGCCGACATCACACCATGGAGCGAGACCGATGTAACCCTGAACACCGTTTTTTACGTCGAAGTGTCATCAGTGATTCCAATGCCACAGCATTGGCTCTTCCTTTACCCAGCAAAATCCCCATCCCATTACCTCCACAAGTTCAACCGCAGGAATTGGTCCCTCCGGAGCACAAGGCTGCTGCTACTCCCTTACTGAAGGCTGAACCCAGAAGCGATCAAAGTGAGAAGTCTGCTGATAATGGTAGAGAAAAACAACAGGGGAAAGAAATTGAGATTGCCAAGGTAGACGTTTTGGGACAACAGTCTGCTGTTGTGCAAGACATTAGAGATGGAGAAATGTTGATTGAAGCTCGCACTGCGCCATGTTTGGAGGCACATTTGCCTAGTCACAGAGAATCTGAGAGTGTCATTGAGGTAAAGGTTTCTCTTGAGAatgagggggaggaggaggataaGGACTCTGCCAGGGCACGAGCCGAGGCAGAGCAAAGAGAAGCTGAGAAAAGGGTCCAGGATGACATCGAGGAGGCAGAAACCAAAGCAGTGGGAACATCACCGGACGGACGGTTCCTGAAGTTTGATATAGAAATCGGACGTGGTTCTTTCAAGACGGTCTACAAAGGCTTGGACACTGAAACCACGGTGGAGGTGGCATGGTGTGAGCTGCAG GACCGTAAGCTGTCGAAGACAGAGCGGCAGCGCTTTAAGGAGGAAGCGGGGATGTTAAAGGGACTACAACATCCCAACATTGTTCGCTTTTATGACTCCTGGGAGGGACCTTCCAAAGGAAAGAAGTGCATTGTTCTGGTTACAGAACTGATGACCTCTGGTACACTCAAAAC ATATCTGAAGCGGTTCAAGGTGATGAAAATCAAAGTGCTGCGCAGCTGGTGTCGACAAATCCTCAAAGGACTCCACTTCCTTCACACTCGGGCTCCGCCGATCATCCACAGAGACCTCAAATGTGACAACATCTTCATCACAGGCCCAACAGGATCTGTTAAGATTGGAGACCTGGGACTGGCCACCCTGAAGCGCGCATCCTTCGCCAAGAGTGTTATAG GTACCCCTGAGTTCATGGCGCCTGAGATGTATGAGGAGAAGTACGACGAGTCAGTGGATGTTTATGCCTTTGGAATGTGCATGTTGGAGATGGCCACCTCCGAGTACCCGTACTCAGAGTGCCAGAACGCTGCACAGATCTACCGCAGAGTTACCAGC GGGGTGAAACCGGGCAGCTTCGACAAGGTGGCCATTCCTGAGGTTAAGGAAATCATTGAGGGTTGCATACGTCAGAACAAAGATGAGAG GTACTCCATCAAAGATCTCCTAAACCATGCCTTCTTCCAAGAGGATACTGGCGTACGTGTGGAGTTGGCTGAAGAGGATGATGGGGAGATGGAGGCAATCAAGCTGTGGCTGAGAATTGAGGATATAAAGAAACTGAAGGGGAAGTACAAAGACAACGAAGCTATAGAGTTTTCTTTTGACCTCAACAAAGATGTCCCAGAAGATGTGGCTCAGGAAATG gttgAATCTGGTTATGTTTGTGAAGGAGACCATAAGACCATTGCAAAGGCCATAAAGGACAGGGTGTCTCTAATCTCTCGCAAGAGGGCACAGAGGCAGCAG GTCCGAGAAGATCAGGAGAAGAAACGGCTTGAAGAGGAAGTGCAGAGCCACTCTTTGCCGCCACAACAGCAAGTAAGCCAGCAGTCGGGTCTGGAGGTGTCTCAGTCACAGCCGGTGCCGCAGCCTGCAGCCTACGTTGCACCCCAACCTACCCAGCACAGCACACAGATTAGCGGCCAACCAGCATCACAGCAGAGTATTCAGAGCTCAAGCTACAGTACTGCTCAGTCGACTAATGTCACCGGGATGTCACAGGGGCTTCCTCAGCCAGTTTATGTTCCTCAGTCGAGTGGACAAGTCCAAGTTCCCATTCAGGGACAGAGTGTCAGTGGCATCCAGCCAGAGTCTGAAGAGTCTGAGTCGGACCAACATCTACAACAGACTGGAAGAG CTTGGGACCTGTCGGACAGATTACCTGGTTCCTCCGCCCTTCCTGAGGCCCTGCCTCCTCAGCCTAACATACCCTACACTTCTCCAAATCAGCATCTTCAGCCGCAAGCGTCATGTTCACAGATGCAAAATGATTCGATGTCAACG GTGCAAGCCGGTCAGCCTGAAGTGGTTCCTAGTACGCCCACCAACTCGTCGGCTTCAGTGACGCCTCCACAG tacgGAGTTTACTACCAACCATCGCCTCCCCCTCAG CCACAGTTGGAGAGCAGCAGCACACTGCCCCAAACTCCGAGTGGAGCTCAGCAGCCGCAG ggTTCTGTGAGTCTTCCTCTCTCAACACCAGTAGAACAACCTGCGAGTTCTTCTTTAGTGCCGCCATCTGGCGACAG CTGCCTGTCAGACGCAGCTTCAGGTCTAAGTGACGGTAACGATGGCGGTTCTACGTCTGGGGGTCGCCATGAGGGCCGCACCATGAAGCGTCACCAGAGGCGATCCGTCCGCAGCCGCTCTCGCCATGAGAAGACCTCAAAGGCCAAGCTAAATGTTCTCAGT ATTTCTAATGTGGGAGATCGAGTCGCAGAGTGCCAACTGGAAACTCACAACAGGAAGATGGTTACCTTCAGATTTGATCTAGATGGAGATAACCCTGAGGAAATTGCACACATAATG GTTGATAGTGAGTTCATCTTGGAGAGTGAGCGCGAGTCGTTCATCGAGCAGGTCCGGGAGGTCATAGAAATGGCTGACGAGAAGGGAGAGAGCCTTAAAGATGGCTTCCCACAG ATGAGCCATCAACAAAAACCTGAGCTGACTGTTCCCATGGTACCAG GCATCTCCCCCAGCACCACCACTCAGGTGGTTCATTCAACAGGACGGAGGTTCATAGTGAGCCCGGTCCCAGAGTCGCGTCTGAAAGATCAGTTCTTTGGAGCTCCATCTGCTAATTCATCTGTCGGAGACGAATTTTCCTCTG CTCCTTTGGGCCTGTCGCTGTCTGCTCCATCTGGGGTTCTTCAGCACGCGTTCAGTCAACTCAAACAGGCTCGACTGGACAGAAGCAGCACCCTCGACTTGGCTCCAACCGATAAAGAGTCGGCCCCTGCTCCGTCCTTCGATGTCGCTAACCAAACCCAGTCCCCTCCTGAAGCTGCGGCTCCCACCGCCACCGTTCCTGTCATGTCAGCGTCTTCACCTCCTCACTCAACAGGAAGAGTGTCGCCGTTGCCAACACCCGTTCCATCCCAGACTGTGAACAACGACTCGAGTCCATCGCCGCAGTCTTCCCATGAAACGGCTCACTCACAGCATCCGCCATCGACCAGCATCCCGACTTCGTCCTCGACCGTTTCTCCTCCATCCACCCAGACGTCCATACCTGCGGTACCCGGGTCACAGCCAGGCAATATGGCAGCCGGCGGTCCATCCGCCCCAGTTTCAGAACGGCAGGCCTTTAATAGTGCCgttacatccatccattctcaGCACCCGACTGCCACGACGGTACCCGGCCAGAACCAGGCCCAGCCACACCCAACGGAGCCTGAGGGAGCCGAGGTCCAGTCTAAGACGGTCGGCAGGGATGACATCCTAACCCTCGATATGAAGCTCCGTTCGCTCTTCAAGGACCAGCTCTCTGCCTCCTCGGTGTCGGTGGATCACGGTTCAGGCACAGGGACTTCCTCTCCTCCCACCGGaacttcctctcctcctcctggaGCCGCCCTGGTTCCTCCGTCGAACCTTCCCCTCACTTCAGGCGCACAAAGTGTTCAGGGCTCGACCACACCAGGGGGGTCGGCTCAGCCACCTCCATCAAAGCTCCGGGCTCAG ACTTTACCTACTGATCTTGAGCAAGCTGCTACACCTCCATCTGAACCTGTACACCCGTTTCCTGGACCAAACCAG CAGTCACTGCAAGGGAATTTAGATACTCAGATAATGAGAGCTCCAAGTCCTGAAAATGCTCAGGGAGGCGACGACGTCCAGCCTCCAGAGAGAGGTTTCACTCTGGGACGCTTTAAA GTCTCTGTTGCAGCCGACGATGCTCCGGATCCGTCCACCATTGTGTCTTCTTCATCCCTCACACCATCCTCTAtttcctcctcgtcctcgtccTCGTCATCCTCGGCACCTTCAAGCCCAGATAACACACTCCACCAGTCGTCCCCTCTGCCTAAAGGGCCCAGTGAAGCCGACGGAGCCTCAACGATCTCTAATGACTCTGCCATTCAGAGCACCAACGTTGGACGCTTCCAGGTGACCAAAAGCAGCGAAGCCTCGTCTGAAACAAGTGCTGCCTCTAAAGTGGGACGATTTTTAGTCACAG TGACGCCAGCTCCAGTAGCAAACTCCAGCTCACAACATGGCAGCGGTTTGCCGAACGGACCGTCGTCCTCGACCTCTGACCCTCCAAACCCACAACTCCATGAAACCAGTGAGGGGGACTCTGAAACGGAGGATGAAGCCCTTCAGAAAGAGATCAGTCGCCTCAGAGAAAA ACACATGAAGGAgattcagctcctccagagtcgtCAGAAAGAGGAAATAGAGGCACTGTACTCCAAAATGGGGAAATCTCCGCCTCCGTCTGTCGTCTCCCCTGCTGTGGCTCTGGGCGGAGGTCGGCGAAGACGCAAAAGTCACAGATCTCGCAGCAGCGGACAGCCCAGTCCCAGTCATTCAG GTCAGAGTCATGGGTCGGAGTCGCCTCTGAAGCAGAGTTTACCGTCTGCAACGGCAGCTGCAGACGGAGCCGTTACCTCATCTGTACAACCACTCACATCGTCTCCATCGCTGCCAAGCCTCAGTAGTCCTTCCACTG GATCAAGTGGAACCAGCTCCTCCAATGGGTCGAGCCTCGGCCAGAACAACTCTAACTCTCTGTCCCAAATGGGTGGAGCGGCTCCGTCCGCATCTCAGACTCAGAAGACCAAGAGCACCTTTTCTGATGACATGCACCAGCTGGTGGATAACTTTGCCAGAGACGCCAAGAAAGGGCCTAAGACCGGATCCTCGGCAACTCTGGGACTGGAT ATCATCCCTCCAGCGAATATGGGCCGTAAATTTTCAGCGCCTGGACAGCTGGGTCCGACCCATCACGCAACCTCCAACTGCACAACCACCACCAGCACCCACCTGCCCAACCCGGCCAATCCCGCGGCCCCTCTGGGGCAGAGGAAAGGCTCCCTGGGTCCAGTCAACCAGGGTTTTGGCTATGCTTCAGCCTCCTACAGTGCTTCTGCGTGGGCCGGACCCGCAGGCAGCTGCCAGGTCGGCATGCATACCCCCCCTCAGCCACTAAAGCAGTACCAGCCCCCCACTACGGTCTCAGTGTCCATGCACCCGGGCTACCACATGGGAACAGGTCAGACCAGCCAGGCCACGGTCAGCCACGCAGGGACCAGTCCAAGGCCTACGTAG
- the LOC114159048 gene encoding serine/threonine-protein kinase WNK1-like isoform X4 translates to MSEKPDEKMVKFLAPPQRSGNGPSSGSDSMMGDSRPVEVRRRHHTMERDRCNPEHRFLRRSVISDSNATALALPLPSKIPIPLPPQVQPQELVPPEHKAAATPLLKAEPRSDQSEKSADNGREKQQGKEIEIAKVDVLGQQSAVVQDIRDGEMLIEARTAPCLEAHLPSHRESESVIEVKVSLENEGEEEDKDSARARAEAEQREAEKRVQDDIEEAETKAVGTSPDGRFLKFDIEIGRGSFKTVYKGLDTETTVEVAWCELQDRKLSKTERQRFKEEAGMLKGLQHPNIVRFYDSWEGPSKGKKCIVLVTELMTSGTLKTYLKRFKVMKIKVLRSWCRQILKGLHFLHTRAPPIIHRDLKCDNIFITGPTGSVKIGDLGLATLKRASFAKSVIGTPEFMAPEMYEEKYDESVDVYAFGMCMLEMATSEYPYSECQNAAQIYRRVTSGVKPGSFDKVAIPEVKEIIEGCIRQNKDERYSIKDLLNHAFFQEDTGVRVELAEEDDGEMEAIKLWLRIEDIKKLKGKYKDNEAIEFSFDLNKDVPEDVAQEMVESGYVCEGDHKTIAKAIKDRVSLISRKRAQRQQVREDQEKKRLEEEVQSHSLPPQQQVSQQSGLEVSQSQPVPQPAAYVAPQPTQHSTQISGQPASQQSIQSSSYSTAQSTNVTGMSQGLPQPVYVPQSSGQVQVPIQGQSVSGIQPESEESESDQHLQQTGRAWDLSDRLPGSSALPEALPPQPNIPYTSPNQHLQPQASCSQMQNDSMSTVQAGQPEVVPSTPTNSSASVTPPQPQLESSSTLPQTPSGAQQPQGSVSLPLSTPVEQPASSSLVPPSGDSCLSDAASGLSDGNDGGSTSGGRHEGRTMKRHQRRSVRSRSRHEKTSKAKLNVLSISNVGDRVAECQLETHNRKMVTFRFDLDGDNPEEIAHIMVDSEFILESERESFIEQVREVIEMADEKGESLKDGFPQMSHQQKPELTVPMVPGISPSTTTQVVHSTGRRFIVSPVPESRLKDQFFGAPSANSSVGDEFSSAPLGLSLSAPSGVLQHAFSQLKQARLDRSSTLDLAPTDKESAPAPSFDVANQTQSPPEAAAPTATVPVMSASSPPHSTGRVSPLPTPVPSQTVNNDSSPSPQSSHETAHSQHPPSTSIPTSSSTVSPPSTQTSIPAVPGSQPGNMAAGGPSAPVSERQAFNSAVTSIHSQHPTATTVPGQNQAQPHPTEPEGAEVQSKTVGRDDILTLDMKLRSLFKDQLSASSVSVDHGSGTGTSSPPTGTSSPPPGAALVPPSNLPLTSGAQSVQGSTTPGGSAQPPPSKLRAQTLPTDLEQAATPPSEPVHPFPGPNQQSLQGNLDTQIMRAPSPENAQGGDDVQPPERGFTLGRFKVSVAADDAPDPSTIVSSSSLTPSSISSSSSSSSSSAPSSPDNTLHQSSPLPKGPSEADGASTISNDSAIQSTNVGRFQVTKSSEASSETSAASKVGRFLVTVTPAPVANSSSQHGSGLPNGPSSSTSDPPNPQLHETSEGDSETEDEALQKEISRLREKHMKEIQLLQSRQKEEIEALYSKMGKSPPPSVVSPAVALGGGRRRRKSHRSRSSGQPSPSHSGQSHGSESPLKQSLPSATAAADGAVTSSVQPLTSSPSLPSLSSPSTGSSGTSSSNGSSLGQNNSNSLSQMGGAAPSASQTQKTKSTFSDDMHQLVDNFARDAKKGPKTGSSATLGLDIIPPANMGRKFSAPGQLGPTHHATSNCTTTTSTHLPNPANPAAPLGQRKGSLGPVNQGFGYASASYSASAWAGPAGSCQVGMHTPPQPLKQYQPPTTVSVSMHPGYHMGTGQTSQATVSHAGTSPRPT, encoded by the exons ATGTCGGAAAAGCCAGACGAAAAAATGGTGAAGTTCCTAGCCCCCCCTCAGAGAAGTGGAAATGGCCCCAGTTCTGGTTCAGATTCGATGATGGGTGATTCGCGGCCGGTGGAAGTGAGACGCCGACATCACACCATGGAGCGAGACCGATGTAACCCTGAACACCGTTTTTTACGTCGAAGTGTCATCAGTGATTCCAATGCCACAGCATTGGCTCTTCCTTTACCCAGCAAAATCCCCATCCCATTACCTCCACAAGTTCAACCGCAGGAATTGGTCCCTCCGGAGCACAAGGCTGCTGCTACTCCCTTACTGAAGGCTGAACCCAGAAGCGATCAAAGTGAGAAGTCTGCTGATAATGGTAGAGAAAAACAACAGGGGAAAGAAATTGAGATTGCCAAGGTAGACGTTTTGGGACAACAGTCTGCTGTTGTGCAAGACATTAGAGATGGAGAAATGTTGATTGAAGCTCGCACTGCGCCATGTTTGGAGGCACATTTGCCTAGTCACAGAGAATCTGAGAGTGTCATTGAGGTAAAGGTTTCTCTTGAGAatgagggggaggaggaggataaGGACTCTGCCAGGGCACGAGCCGAGGCAGAGCAAAGAGAAGCTGAGAAAAGGGTCCAGGATGACATCGAGGAGGCAGAAACCAAAGCAGTGGGAACATCACCGGACGGACGGTTCCTGAAGTTTGATATAGAAATCGGACGTGGTTCTTTCAAGACGGTCTACAAAGGCTTGGACACTGAAACCACGGTGGAGGTGGCATGGTGTGAGCTGCAG GACCGTAAGCTGTCGAAGACAGAGCGGCAGCGCTTTAAGGAGGAAGCGGGGATGTTAAAGGGACTACAACATCCCAACATTGTTCGCTTTTATGACTCCTGGGAGGGACCTTCCAAAGGAAAGAAGTGCATTGTTCTGGTTACAGAACTGATGACCTCTGGTACACTCAAAAC ATATCTGAAGCGGTTCAAGGTGATGAAAATCAAAGTGCTGCGCAGCTGGTGTCGACAAATCCTCAAAGGACTCCACTTCCTTCACACTCGGGCTCCGCCGATCATCCACAGAGACCTCAAATGTGACAACATCTTCATCACAGGCCCAACAGGATCTGTTAAGATTGGAGACCTGGGACTGGCCACCCTGAAGCGCGCATCCTTCGCCAAGAGTGTTATAG GTACCCCTGAGTTCATGGCGCCTGAGATGTATGAGGAGAAGTACGACGAGTCAGTGGATGTTTATGCCTTTGGAATGTGCATGTTGGAGATGGCCACCTCCGAGTACCCGTACTCAGAGTGCCAGAACGCTGCACAGATCTACCGCAGAGTTACCAGC GGGGTGAAACCGGGCAGCTTCGACAAGGTGGCCATTCCTGAGGTTAAGGAAATCATTGAGGGTTGCATACGTCAGAACAAAGATGAGAG GTACTCCATCAAAGATCTCCTAAACCATGCCTTCTTCCAAGAGGATACTGGCGTACGTGTGGAGTTGGCTGAAGAGGATGATGGGGAGATGGAGGCAATCAAGCTGTGGCTGAGAATTGAGGATATAAAGAAACTGAAGGGGAAGTACAAAGACAACGAAGCTATAGAGTTTTCTTTTGACCTCAACAAAGATGTCCCAGAAGATGTGGCTCAGGAAATG gttgAATCTGGTTATGTTTGTGAAGGAGACCATAAGACCATTGCAAAGGCCATAAAGGACAGGGTGTCTCTAATCTCTCGCAAGAGGGCACAGAGGCAGCAG GTCCGAGAAGATCAGGAGAAGAAACGGCTTGAAGAGGAAGTGCAGAGCCACTCTTTGCCGCCACAACAGCAAGTAAGCCAGCAGTCGGGTCTGGAGGTGTCTCAGTCACAGCCGGTGCCGCAGCCTGCAGCCTACGTTGCACCCCAACCTACCCAGCACAGCACACAGATTAGCGGCCAACCAGCATCACAGCAGAGTATTCAGAGCTCAAGCTACAGTACTGCTCAGTCGACTAATGTCACCGGGATGTCACAGGGGCTTCCTCAGCCAGTTTATGTTCCTCAGTCGAGTGGACAAGTCCAAGTTCCCATTCAGGGACAGAGTGTCAGTGGCATCCAGCCAGAGTCTGAAGAGTCTGAGTCGGACCAACATCTACAACAGACTGGAAGAG CTTGGGACCTGTCGGACAGATTACCTGGTTCCTCCGCCCTTCCTGAGGCCCTGCCTCCTCAGCCTAACATACCCTACACTTCTCCAAATCAGCATCTTCAGCCGCAAGCGTCATGTTCACAGATGCAAAATGATTCGATGTCAACG GTGCAAGCCGGTCAGCCTGAAGTGGTTCCTAGTACGCCCACCAACTCGTCGGCTTCAGTGACGCCTCCACAG CCACAGTTGGAGAGCAGCAGCACACTGCCCCAAACTCCGAGTGGAGCTCAGCAGCCGCAG ggTTCTGTGAGTCTTCCTCTCTCAACACCAGTAGAACAACCTGCGAGTTCTTCTTTAGTGCCGCCATCTGGCGACAG CTGCCTGTCAGACGCAGCTTCAGGTCTAAGTGACGGTAACGATGGCGGTTCTACGTCTGGGGGTCGCCATGAGGGCCGCACCATGAAGCGTCACCAGAGGCGATCCGTCCGCAGCCGCTCTCGCCATGAGAAGACCTCAAAGGCCAAGCTAAATGTTCTCAGT ATTTCTAATGTGGGAGATCGAGTCGCAGAGTGCCAACTGGAAACTCACAACAGGAAGATGGTTACCTTCAGATTTGATCTAGATGGAGATAACCCTGAGGAAATTGCACACATAATG GTTGATAGTGAGTTCATCTTGGAGAGTGAGCGCGAGTCGTTCATCGAGCAGGTCCGGGAGGTCATAGAAATGGCTGACGAGAAGGGAGAGAGCCTTAAAGATGGCTTCCCACAG ATGAGCCATCAACAAAAACCTGAGCTGACTGTTCCCATGGTACCAG GCATCTCCCCCAGCACCACCACTCAGGTGGTTCATTCAACAGGACGGAGGTTCATAGTGAGCCCGGTCCCAGAGTCGCGTCTGAAAGATCAGTTCTTTGGAGCTCCATCTGCTAATTCATCTGTCGGAGACGAATTTTCCTCTG CTCCTTTGGGCCTGTCGCTGTCTGCTCCATCTGGGGTTCTTCAGCACGCGTTCAGTCAACTCAAACAGGCTCGACTGGACAGAAGCAGCACCCTCGACTTGGCTCCAACCGATAAAGAGTCGGCCCCTGCTCCGTCCTTCGATGTCGCTAACCAAACCCAGTCCCCTCCTGAAGCTGCGGCTCCCACCGCCACCGTTCCTGTCATGTCAGCGTCTTCACCTCCTCACTCAACAGGAAGAGTGTCGCCGTTGCCAACACCCGTTCCATCCCAGACTGTGAACAACGACTCGAGTCCATCGCCGCAGTCTTCCCATGAAACGGCTCACTCACAGCATCCGCCATCGACCAGCATCCCGACTTCGTCCTCGACCGTTTCTCCTCCATCCACCCAGACGTCCATACCTGCGGTACCCGGGTCACAGCCAGGCAATATGGCAGCCGGCGGTCCATCCGCCCCAGTTTCAGAACGGCAGGCCTTTAATAGTGCCgttacatccatccattctcaGCACCCGACTGCCACGACGGTACCCGGCCAGAACCAGGCCCAGCCACACCCAACGGAGCCTGAGGGAGCCGAGGTCCAGTCTAAGACGGTCGGCAGGGATGACATCCTAACCCTCGATATGAAGCTCCGTTCGCTCTTCAAGGACCAGCTCTCTGCCTCCTCGGTGTCGGTGGATCACGGTTCAGGCACAGGGACTTCCTCTCCTCCCACCGGaacttcctctcctcctcctggaGCCGCCCTGGTTCCTCCGTCGAACCTTCCCCTCACTTCAGGCGCACAAAGTGTTCAGGGCTCGACCACACCAGGGGGGTCGGCTCAGCCACCTCCATCAAAGCTCCGGGCTCAG ACTTTACCTACTGATCTTGAGCAAGCTGCTACACCTCCATCTGAACCTGTACACCCGTTTCCTGGACCAAACCAG CAGTCACTGCAAGGGAATTTAGATACTCAGATAATGAGAGCTCCAAGTCCTGAAAATGCTCAGGGAGGCGACGACGTCCAGCCTCCAGAGAGAGGTTTCACTCTGGGACGCTTTAAA GTCTCTGTTGCAGCCGACGATGCTCCGGATCCGTCCACCATTGTGTCTTCTTCATCCCTCACACCATCCTCTAtttcctcctcgtcctcgtccTCGTCATCCTCGGCACCTTCAAGCCCAGATAACACACTCCACCAGTCGTCCCCTCTGCCTAAAGGGCCCAGTGAAGCCGACGGAGCCTCAACGATCTCTAATGACTCTGCCATTCAGAGCACCAACGTTGGACGCTTCCAGGTGACCAAAAGCAGCGAAGCCTCGTCTGAAACAAGTGCTGCCTCTAAAGTGGGACGATTTTTAGTCACAG TGACGCCAGCTCCAGTAGCAAACTCCAGCTCACAACATGGCAGCGGTTTGCCGAACGGACCGTCGTCCTCGACCTCTGACCCTCCAAACCCACAACTCCATGAAACCAGTGAGGGGGACTCTGAAACGGAGGATGAAGCCCTTCAGAAAGAGATCAGTCGCCTCAGAGAAAA ACACATGAAGGAgattcagctcctccagagtcgtCAGAAAGAGGAAATAGAGGCACTGTACTCCAAAATGGGGAAATCTCCGCCTCCGTCTGTCGTCTCCCCTGCTGTGGCTCTGGGCGGAGGTCGGCGAAGACGCAAAAGTCACAGATCTCGCAGCAGCGGACAGCCCAGTCCCAGTCATTCAG GTCAGAGTCATGGGTCGGAGTCGCCTCTGAAGCAGAGTTTACCGTCTGCAACGGCAGCTGCAGACGGAGCCGTTACCTCATCTGTACAACCACTCACATCGTCTCCATCGCTGCCAAGCCTCAGTAGTCCTTCCACTG GATCAAGTGGAACCAGCTCCTCCAATGGGTCGAGCCTCGGCCAGAACAACTCTAACTCTCTGTCCCAAATGGGTGGAGCGGCTCCGTCCGCATCTCAGACTCAGAAGACCAAGAGCACCTTTTCTGATGACATGCACCAGCTGGTGGATAACTTTGCCAGAGACGCCAAGAAAGGGCCTAAGACCGGATCCTCGGCAACTCTGGGACTGGAT ATCATCCCTCCAGCGAATATGGGCCGTAAATTTTCAGCGCCTGGACAGCTGGGTCCGACCCATCACGCAACCTCCAACTGCACAACCACCACCAGCACCCACCTGCCCAACCCGGCCAATCCCGCGGCCCCTCTGGGGCAGAGGAAAGGCTCCCTGGGTCCAGTCAACCAGGGTTTTGGCTATGCTTCAGCCTCCTACAGTGCTTCTGCGTGGGCCGGACCCGCAGGCAGCTGCCAGGTCGGCATGCATACCCCCCCTCAGCCACTAAAGCAGTACCAGCCCCCCACTACGGTCTCAGTGTCCATGCACCCGGGCTACCACATGGGAACAGGTCAGACCAGCCAGGCCACGGTCAGCCACGCAGGGACCAGTCCAAGGCCTACGTAG